A stretch of DNA from Gambusia affinis linkage group LG24, SWU_Gaff_1.0, whole genome shotgun sequence:
CACCTGCATTATGAAAACCATTTCTTCTGTTATGGGGCTACATTTTGCTGACTAATAGAAATCAAAAAGGGCTTTATATGAGCAAATATGATTTGTGTAtagaataaaaaagtgaaatatttgccAGCAAATACTTTACTTCAGAGTCAAATCTGAGAAGAGTAGGCCAGACTGGATCAATGTAGTTAATCAGTTGGGTCTGTTTGGCATTATTCAAATGTGTGCTATGCAAAAGAATCAATTAATagctctgagaaaaaaaaaaaaaaaaaaaaaaaaaaaaaaaacattcgaAAGAATGCTTTCAGCACCCTGCATGACTATCAACACTCCTGGTAAAGATCTGTAAAAgatctcagaaatatttttgcatatttttgtctcataatATAATTGCAGTGCATAACCTTAAAGTTTGACTGTATAGTCAAAGGGAtaactgaatacattttacaaGTGCTATGACAAAAGCACACGTTTCTCTCAATACAGTCCATAAATCtccaaaacttgttttaaagaaaactgcatcAAAATGTGGCAGTTTGAATTATCCTTCTCTCCATAGCATTAGATCCTGTTTGGTAGGTATTATAgttgacaaaaacttttttttctgtctgacaaTTGCCAATGTAAATGATTGAGAGTTACACTGCAGAATCAATACAGAGAcgaaataacattttaaaaaattatcttttcCCATCACAATCCCAGTCCTCACTTAAATTCTTTGGAAAACACAACTTTACCAGGGGTGCTAATAATTATAGAAGAGGctgtaaattgttttatttaacattttacattgtttatatacgttttcttttcttttacaaaaatcaataataccatgagaaaatatcttttttttttcttttttttcaaaatttgacattttgaaacttgcacaaaaaaaaaaaaaagacatttcaataatttatgCAATATCTATGCATGGTGTTTAGgctaaatttgtatttatgcaTCAgaatttgataatttttttctttaatgacctgacattttggttttaaaatcagatgttttttctatgcttggaaatatttacaaaatctttccaaatgCCCATCTTGAACATTCAATGAAGCTCCCCTAGTGGAGCTTTGGCACATTGTGTCCGCAGTCCAGCAGGCAGCGAGAGCGTACAACTTACAGCATTTAAGCCAAAAGAGAAACTTTCTacattcaaaaggaaatatGGTTACAAAAGAGGGACAAAAAGCATCTAGACAAACCAGCAAAGCAAGTGTCTTAGTTTTACGGAGATACTCTGAGGAAAACATACATATGGTACATTATCTTACATATTGTACAGTCCAATAACATTTAACATTAAAGCATAATTCAAAGTTTGATCTTTGCAGAAACGTGGTTGAATTACATCAACAGAATTCTCATTCACAAAAAAAGTTAGCAGCAAATAATGATGCGTACATCTTagagtttgtgtaaaaaataaaagcaataaaatgtgtttgcaaaatggaaaatagCTTTCCATCAGGGAGGATAAGCTGACTCATAGTGGAATACTTGGGTATTTTCTCTACAggggtatatatatatatatatattgaggTATTTTTGGTGGATTTCTATCTCACAGAAAAAGAGAGGTCACAAAATCCATACAAAGAAGAAATACTTGTGGCtcgtatatttaaaaaaaagtctgtataAGGCAGGAGCTGCGCATGTAAACATCTTCATGGCGCTGAGATGCGGGAGCTCAAAGGGGGTTTCTGAAGCAAAGGAAAAGATGGAGAGGTGGTCAATGAAAGGTTTTGGAGACCACAGTTTTTGAGATCACACCAGTGTCTCCGGCAGTGTGTCGGTGTTGTCAGACGAGAGCAGCTGCCAGATCTGCCACCGTTCCCGCTGCCATTCCTGCCACTCAGAACTCTGCGGAACCATCTGGCCCGAGTTGGTCTGTGGCGTTGTCGGTGTGCCGGGCTGCGGCGGGGGCCGAGGAGGTGCGGCAAGCTGCGGCAAGCTCTGAGAGCCTGCCACACGGTGATGGGCGTTGTATGGGGGAGGGGAGCGTCCGTCGCTTGGTGACTGAAGGGGGCCCGGCCTGCTGTTCAGGTGGGCTGTCACGGGGGGTTTAATGTTCAGGTGGAGGCGCGGCCGCCCCGCCTCCGAGAGGGGGGCCGTGCACAGTCGGGCTACAGGGGGGTGGGATCTGCACTCCGGTGTCGTGTGAGTCCGTTTTACATCTGTGTGCAGTTTGATGTCACCATGGAGTCCGTCAAGACCTTCCTGAGAGCTGCGGGAGCTTTCCTCTGACATGTTGCCATGGGAACCTAGAAACAGCATCACATCATgagaaaaagtcataatttttaatgaataagAACACGGAAATACCTGAACACTTACAATTAGtaataaagaaattttaaaaaatcatttttatttatatcaacttaatttatatatatatatgtatatatatgtaccAAATAATGGTTGTGATTAATGTTCATAATGAATTTCCAAAGTCGTAGACTAACATTCTACagttgtgtatttaaaaaaatgaagtaatttcaatatttcaattaaaaatgtaaactaacACACAGATTCAAGTGTTTATCTCAGATATTAGCTTAGAGAGAACTATAGAACCTCTCTATTTTGTTGCTATATCAGTAGGTTGATGACCTCAGGAGAATccattgaatacattttattttgtggtattaGTTTGAAGTTATAATCCTCATGGTGCTCAAGGTGGTAACTGATTTGAAAGTGGTTACCGGTATGCGATTGATTCTTGAGAACTGGCTTGAGAGTGGTGTGCCATGTGCCCCAAATGTTAGCATGCTCCTctgaaaaaggttaaaaaatattatttagaatcacaggagaaagaaaagagttaAGTTCTACAGTGCTGACCTTTAGAAGGCTCTCGACTCCAGTCGGCCACCTGCTCCACCACAGGGAACTGCTGGTCACCGGCTGGACTCCCTGGATCACCTCTTCGCTCACTCAGCACCGGTGAATTGTTGTCGTAAGGAGAAACTTCACCACTGGACACCTTGTTGGAGTCGCTGGACGAACGTCGCTCGCTCAGAGCGAAGGGCTCCTCAGACTGAAGGAGGTCGGGACTCCTGGGGTAAAACCAAAAATTAGGGAACATAGAGACAGCTGAAGATAAACGAGACATGGAGACGGTGAATGAATGCGACTCACTGTGAGGCTTTCCTCCTGAGAAGATAGTCAACCACATCTGGATCTGTTTCCAAAAGACTCATCAAGACTTCATTTTGCAGATCGGGGGGCACCTATAGGACCACAATCAATCACATTGAATTCTTCAATCAATGCTTGAACACTCACTAAGACCTTAAGTCCatatttgtggggaaaaaagtagcaaaagtacaacaaaaaaTGAGAGCTCAGTCTAAAAAGTTTAGTTCTTAAGTTATTGAGGACTCTTAAAGTCAACATAAGGAAGCAAATGTGAATTTGAGTGCCTATGTGTACCGAGCAAAGCCACAAACCATGAAGAGGGTTTGGCACCCTGCGATCATCCTCTGCAGCACGGCAATGACGGCAGTGCTCTCCTCGGCCCGGGCAGAGCTCTGGACGCTGAACTCCTTATCTGAGCTCTTCTGTTTGTGGAGCAGGTTGGGCCCGAAGATGGTGGCGAGGTTTAGAGACGTCATTTTGTTCCCTGGAATCTGAAATAGAATCGATTTAGGCAACAAAGTTAGCATTATACCCGTTATACATTTATATACTATGCCTAGAGTTACAAAAGTACTGAGagtatttttgtagtttttcacaACTTCTTAGCACTTTTCTATTTTGATCATTACATTCTACTCTGCTTTTGAACACTTGGGCACATTTACCacaagtgttttcttttgtgttgaGGCATAGTAGCTCATATTTAGTAACAAAATTTACAATCCCAGCTCAAAAATCTCAATCCAGTTAACTTTCTCTTGTCCAGTTCACTCCCTTTCCACTCCCAGTCCCTGTGGAGGGATGAGAAACACCAGCagccaaacaaaataatgaagagATCTTCACAATCTGGTGTGGAACATCCAGACTTCCTGTGACAGGGTCAGGACGTGGGAGCTTTAAGTCCACTTTCAGTGTTTGAGTTTATTGTCATGTAaacacattaacacacacacacaaaatacattttcatgtgCAGAAGAACTTGAGCAAAAACCACAGACACTCCCTGGAAGAAAATGTACTCCTTCaggaaaaaagtaagaaaaacaaatctttgaaaCGTGTGTAAAAAGGTATTGGTGTGGAAAAGTGatgaaattcacaaaaaaaagttgctgaAAAACACTTGGAATAGTACAAAACAGTTTCaacgtgtttttattttctctaatcagtctatttctgaaatgaaaacctCATATGTACCTATATGATAACCCCATCTTTAAGCTGTTTCTGTTGCAGCCAACAGTAGCTAAATGTCAGTTTAGTTTGCAGATCTGGGTGTAAGTGCAGCCATTTACATATTATCTGATGTCATAGCCACTCCAAGACCACTTGGTAAGCTTCCATCAGTGTTTGTCCAGAGAATTCATTTTCTCCTCCAGGGCTGCAAATAGAGCCTGGTTAAACACACCACTTCCTGTTACttgtttttggttatttccACCAAATGAGGTGGAAATAAACCTTAAACAAACCACCCAGAAGATATTTAAGGACATTCTCTACTCAACCTGATACTTCTGTTCAGTCCTCACCTCCTGACCGTCCTTGGTGTGCTGGTCATTGGCGTGGTCCGCTACGGTGGACAGGAACTCAAGCAGGCGGTGAAGAGTGTCACTGTTGCATGCTGGGAGAAGGTAGATCAGCAACTGCGTGACGCTCTGCTGCTCATCCAGATCCAACACTGTGCAGCACAGATCAGGAGGGAAtaagatggagaaaaaacaaTACCCGTCTGGGGAAAATGTTCACTTTCTTAaaggtttgatttgtttttgtagtttttaagtTGGAAACGGTATGGTAACCAGAAAGCAGCAGACGATTGAGGCTCACATGTGGTGTTGATGAAGGCTGTGTAGAGCTCCCGGGTTAGAAGCGGGTCGGGCATGTCTCTGAGGAACTCCTTCAGCAGAGCCGCCACGTCGTGAACACTGTGCTCCTCGTCCAGCTGCACCTCGATACCCCGATCGAACTCCTCCCGCAGCTGAGAGCCAAAAAGAGGAAGACCGACTTTTAGAAACATCCTCTCCACTAAACAATGGACATTATATTCTTTGAAGCGACACACCCGTACACATTCCCAACCTTTTGACCCTCTAAACGACTGTATCCAGACCAGTTCTGCCAGTATGAGTCGTAATCTTGACCATCTATTCTTTTGGAGGTCATCCAGGTGGCTCATTctagttttgcttttctttttttaggagACGATATAAAACACATCACTTCTAACATATTGTGATATGAGAAATTTGCTCTAATAACCACGAATCATCCAGAACTATctgaaacaaactcaaaaataagTTACACACCATCAGGTATTGggtttacataaataaaaacatgatttatgcGCAACAAAAAGGTTGTTGATCTTCAAAAGAACGTCAGCGCTACTAAACACAACATACCACTCTGACTAAACGTTCTCCCTCCTAAACACCATCCCCTCCCTAAGCAGCCGTCCATCCATTACCTCTGAACCATTACAGCAGATAACACCAACGCAGCTGACGGTTTACAAGCTGATTATATATCAGCtcatgcttaaaaaaaatgtaagaaatgcaAATTTATGAAAGATTTGACCTGTTCTGTTTGACTGTGCGAGTTGTAAACCATGCGGgacaaaaacagattcatttGAAGATCAAAGATAACCCTCTGACCTCTTCCCAAATATGTCTACCAGAAAGAGCTGGCTGTTGTTTTTGAGGAAAACGATATTCAGCCAAATACATATTAAATAACTTATGTTTTTTAACACCAAAACCACAaagctcagtttatttttaggGCTCCAACAGAAAGTAATGTTgaattgtgaagtgaaaataacaaatatatagTTTTcagtactatttttttttttacatcacacctttcagatttgtCTGTTaacagatgtgtgtttgtgttagcATCCATGAAGAGCCAGAAATGTATCATTCAGACTGGGTGgtgctaaaaaaaacatgttgccaCCATCGCAGAGCTTGTTCATCTTTGAGAGCAGGTTGGTGAGAGTGCATTTGTCCAAAGAGTTTTAATGCAATGGCATTGTGACAATAACTTTTGTATGAGGAGAACGTGAAAGACAGACTGAAATTCATCACAAGGCACAAGGATGAACAGTTGAAGATGAAACCTCTCTTAGATTGATCGAAATCGGTGGAAAATAATTTCTCCAGAGCAGCAAAAGTGGTTGAGCCAACCGTGAAGGACTTTGATTCAAACCATGTGAGAGGTTTTGTTTCATCCAACAGAATGGTTTTATTCCCAGTTCTAGCTTAGAGCAATGCCATTAATAAATGctacttattaaaatatttttttgtgtgtatgaaTTTCCCCATATTATATAGAGCCGTGTCACAATGTAGAGATAACAAAAAATCAGTCTGAAATTTTGGACCACAAAACTTAAGAATGAACCACCATCAGACAGGATTTAACCTAGACGATGACCTGCATGCCAGCTTGATTTTCTTAAGTCATGAAAAAGAATTTGCTAAGTCAGTGccaatatttctgaaaaaggaaaaatctctGGATTGAAGTGGATTTCTTTGCACCAATTGAAGAAAAATCCTGTCAAATGAGAACCATTTTGGAGAACTCACTTGTCTTACTCTCTTCTTGGAGCTTCCCACTCTGAAGATTCCCACAGTCTGCAAACCTGAAAAGaaacgaaaaaacaaaaacccaaaacgagtttaaaaacatgaagtgCGTAATGTTTGCACCGACTGCTCAAGTTGGGCATATGCCCACCGTATTTCTCGATGTGCTGACAGCAGCTGTCGACCACCCGGGGCACCTGCCGGTAGATGGGGTTCAGGCTCAGACGTTTGTCCCTGTGCTTTTCCTTCTTGCTCTGCGTCTCGGCCGGCAGGGAGAGCTGCAGCGCCTCGAGGAGGCGGGACTGGTTGTCGTCCAGGTCTGTGATGGAATCCACAGACATGCCTCCCTGGTGGGTAATCATGCATTTGATTCAATCTAACTCCAgtgaattaaacaaacaaaaacaagcaggtCCATGTTTGGGATTTGAGGAGAGGAAAGGAGGATTTTTAAAGCGCTTTCTTACCCTCCGGCGGACTCGTGGTGCAGACTCGGGGGTGTTGGGTGACGTTGACTCATTGGCCGTCTCTGACGTGGAACTGAGTGAGGAGTTACTGCTGGATAACTCTTTGTTGGAGGGTCGCTTGGTGGCgaactaaacaaaacatccatccaaggtgttaatttgtgtttttctccacaattgAAACCCAcaattgcttgtttttgtcttcttttgtcccagttaaatgtttcaaattagaCAAATATAACTTGACTAA
This window harbors:
- the LOC122827171 gene encoding rho GTPase-activating protein 6-like isoform X3, whose protein sequence is MAYIGMRSQQHRTAVLDEMQQGGNMGDFTWSSLSGRSVRLTPVAVQSLSELERARLQEVAYTRLLQDYDLGCQITIPKDGQKRKKSLRRKLDSLAKEKGKDKECVPQAFSIPLSQVIANDRAHRQRQDAYRLDPPQREEHKDSSDLVSSILQFATKRPSNKELSSSNSSLSSTSETANESTSPNTPESAPRVRRRGGMSVDSITDLDDNQSRLLEALQLSLPAETQSKKEKHRDKRLSLNPIYRQVPRVVDSCCQHIEKYGLQTVGIFRVGSSKKRVRQLREEFDRGIEVQLDEEHSVHDVAALLKEFLRDMPDPLLTRELYTAFINTTLLDLDEQQSVTQLLIYLLPACNSDTLHRLLEFLSTVADHANDQHTKDGQEIPGNKMTSLNLATIFGPNLLHKQKSSDKEFSVQSSARAEESTAVIAVLQRMIAGCQTLFMVPPDLQNEVLMSLLETDPDVVDYLLRRKASQSPDLLQSEEPFALSERRSSSDSNKVSSGEVSPYDNNSPVLSERRGDPGSPAGDQQFPVVEQVADWSREPSKEEHANIWGTWHTTLKPVLKNQSHTGSHGNMSEESSRSSQEGLDGLHGDIKLHTDVKRTHTTPECRSHPPVARLCTAPLSEAGRPRLHLNIKPPVTAHLNSRPGPLQSPSDGRSPPPYNAHHRVAGSQSLPQLAAPPRPPPQPGTPTTPQTNSGQMVPQSSEWQEWQRERWQIWQLLSSDNTDTLPETLV
- the LOC122827171 gene encoding rho GTPase-activating protein 6-like isoform X2, producing the protein MSTTQGLLNSVFSCSSPASKAIAKRRLRQTRSLDPVIIRHCGTGTDGMSGAQFPAADAGAPPGAKPALRARIPTLKEPITPSVSSPSIPSDVSPSSNFHFDYDIAKRPKRNTAGDLQFMVRGAGAAQSGSTGALFSPRRWLQKKVQPTCPHAYVVWKSEGDFTWSSLSGRSVRLTPVAVQSLSELERARLQEVAYTRLLQDYDLGCQITIPKDGQKRKKSLRRKLDSLAKEKGKDKECVPQAFSIPLSQVIANDRAHRQRQDAYRLDPPQREEHKDSSDLVSSILQFATKRPSNKELSSSNSSLSSTSETANESTSPNTPESAPRVRRRGGMSVDSITDLDDNQSRLLEALQLSLPAETQSKKEKHRDKRLSLNPIYRQVPRVVDSCCQHIEKYGLQTVGIFRVGSSKKRVRQLREEFDRGIEVQLDEEHSVHDVAALLKEFLRDMPDPLLTRELYTAFINTTLLDLDEQQSVTQLLIYLLPACNSDTLHRLLEFLSTVADHANDQHTKDGQEIPGNKMTSLNLATIFGPNLLHKQKSSDKEFSVQSSARAEESTAVIAVLQRMIAGCQTLFMVPPDLQNEVLMSLLETDPDVVDYLLRRKASQSPDLLQSEEPFALSERRSSSDSNKVSSGEVSPYDNNSPVLSERRGDPGSPAGDQQFPVVEQVADWSREPSKGSHGNMSEESSRSSQEGLDGLHGDIKLHTDVKRTHTTPECRSHPPVARLCTAPLSEAGRPRLHLNIKPPVTAHLNSRPGPLQSPSDGRSPPPYNAHHRVAGSQSLPQLAAPPRPPPQPGTPTTPQTNSGQMVPQSSEWQEWQRERWQIWQLLSSDNTDTLPETLV
- the LOC122827171 gene encoding rho GTPase-activating protein 6-like isoform X1, which translates into the protein MSTTQGLLNSVFSCSSPASKAIAKRRLRQTRSLDPVIIRHCGTGTDGMSGAQFPAADAGAPPGAKPALRARIPTLKEPITPSVSSPSIPSDVSPSSNFHFDYDIAKRPKRNTAGDLQFMVRGAGAAQSGSTGALFSPRRWLQKKVQPTCPHAYVVWKSEGDFTWSSLSGRSVRLTPVAVQSLSELERARLQEVAYTRLLQDYDLGCQITIPKDGQKRKKSLRRKLDSLAKEKGKDKECVPQAFSIPLSQVIANDRAHRQRQDAYRLDPPQREEHKDSSDLVSSILQFATKRPSNKELSSSNSSLSSTSETANESTSPNTPESAPRVRRRGGMSVDSITDLDDNQSRLLEALQLSLPAETQSKKEKHRDKRLSLNPIYRQVPRVVDSCCQHIEKYGLQTVGIFRVGSSKKRVRQLREEFDRGIEVQLDEEHSVHDVAALLKEFLRDMPDPLLTRELYTAFINTTLLDLDEQQSVTQLLIYLLPACNSDTLHRLLEFLSTVADHANDQHTKDGQEIPGNKMTSLNLATIFGPNLLHKQKSSDKEFSVQSSARAEESTAVIAVLQRMIAGCQTLFMVPPDLQNEVLMSLLETDPDVVDYLLRRKASQSPDLLQSEEPFALSERRSSSDSNKVSSGEVSPYDNNSPVLSERRGDPGSPAGDQQFPVVEQVADWSREPSKEEHANIWGTWHTTLKPVLKNQSHTGSHGNMSEESSRSSQEGLDGLHGDIKLHTDVKRTHTTPECRSHPPVARLCTAPLSEAGRPRLHLNIKPPVTAHLNSRPGPLQSPSDGRSPPPYNAHHRVAGSQSLPQLAAPPRPPPQPGTPTTPQTNSGQMVPQSSEWQEWQRERWQIWQLLSSDNTDTLPETLV
- the LOC122827171 gene encoding rho GTPase-activating protein 6-like isoform X4, which gives rise to MMGDSVFLDRQHSYLGDFTWSSLSGRSVRLTPVAVQSLSELERARLQEVAYTRLLQDYDLGCQITIPKDGQKRKKSLRRKLDSLAKEKGKDKECVPQAFSIPLSQVIANDRAHRQRQDAYRLDPPQREEHKDSSDLVSSILQFATKRPSNKELSSSNSSLSSTSETANESTSPNTPESAPRVRRRGGMSVDSITDLDDNQSRLLEALQLSLPAETQSKKEKHRDKRLSLNPIYRQVPRVVDSCCQHIEKYGLQTVGIFRVGSSKKRVRQLREEFDRGIEVQLDEEHSVHDVAALLKEFLRDMPDPLLTRELYTAFINTTLLDLDEQQSVTQLLIYLLPACNSDTLHRLLEFLSTVADHANDQHTKDGQEIPGNKMTSLNLATIFGPNLLHKQKSSDKEFSVQSSARAEESTAVIAVLQRMIAGCQTLFMVPPDLQNEVLMSLLETDPDVVDYLLRRKASQSPDLLQSEEPFALSERRSSSDSNKVSSGEVSPYDNNSPVLSERRGDPGSPAGDQQFPVVEQVADWSREPSKEEHANIWGTWHTTLKPVLKNQSHTGSHGNMSEESSRSSQEGLDGLHGDIKLHTDVKRTHTTPECRSHPPVARLCTAPLSEAGRPRLHLNIKPPVTAHLNSRPGPLQSPSDGRSPPPYNAHHRVAGSQSLPQLAAPPRPPPQPGTPTTPQTNSGQMVPQSSEWQEWQRERWQIWQLLSSDNTDTLPETLV